Proteins from one Cryptomeria japonica chromosome 4, Sugi_1.0, whole genome shotgun sequence genomic window:
- the LOC131875226 gene encoding VQ motif-containing protein 25-like, translated as MEGKRGQSGRLSTCKSSHVISKSNSSVRKITPVIRIVHICAPTMVNTDPANFRAIVQDLTGKHSSCSSKKFKQKKLNPTLSPQIPVLSKKMLRVDHSDHEALTDDEEENLISMGLFCSEEQPNSPLPQIKMDNDRTNFCGGFGGFGEIDIFTALLGSIAMLPEFPTITPPAIDQTDLFTGIFMTS; from the coding sequence ATGGAGGGTAAAAGAGGTCAATCAGGACGTTTGAGCACATGCAAGTCCTCTCACGTAATATCGAAATCCAACTCTTCTGTACGGAAGATCACTCCAGTTATACGAATTGTGCATATTTGTGCACCAACGATGGTGAATACTGATCCAGCCAACTTCCGCGCCATTGTCCAAGACCTCACTGGAAAGCATTCTTCTTGCTCATCCAAAAAGTTTAAACAAAAGAAGCTCAACCCTACGCTTAGCCCTCAGATCCCTGTTTTGTCGAAGAAAATGCTGAGAGTTGATCATTCTGATCATGAGGCACTGACTGATGACGAGGAGGAGAATTTGATCTCAATGGGATTATTTTGCAGCGAGGAGCAACCAAACTCTCCTCTACCACAAATCAAGATGGACAATGACCGAACGAATTTTTGTGGGGGCTTCGGTGGGTTTGGAGAGATAGATATATTCACTGCTCTTCTGGGTTCCATTGCAATGTTACCTGAGTTCCCTACAATTACTCCTCCTGCAATCGATCAGACTGATCTCTTCACGGGAATTTTTATGACTTCTTAG